From Halobacterium sp. R2-5, the proteins below share one genomic window:
- a CDS encoding cation acetate symporter has protein sequence MTDVFSVAGSAVAQSGLLPEGLNVSFKALPAVMVTAMLLLFLVIGYVFKVADTEGMWVAGRSIGNVENGMAIGANWMSAASYLGMAALIATSGFYGLSFVVGWSTGYFILLIFMAAQMRRFGKYTAPDFVGDRFNSDTARAIAAVTTFLIGFVYAIGQARGMGLVGLYIFGDIGLPGLSGYQSMVVLMMAITVGYLTLSGMLGATKNMAVQYVILILAFLSAVYVVGFVNGYSTVLPQIEYGAMFSQLASEFSEPFVNGGFYLWIATAFSLVVGTCGLPHVLVRFYTVENERTARWSTVWGLGFILLLYLGSPALAAFGTDLYAENIGPVYGDPGMTTAAGDVIVVLAAQLSNLPTWFVGLVAAGGIAAAIATVAGLFIAGSSAISHDIYANIINEDATQRQQVLVGRLSIVALGVITTLAALDPAAPIAALVSYAFSLAGAVLFPMFFLGLWWENTNRQGALAGMTTGLTIWAIPMINEVLPAYGFFSGATNANGVLSAAIAQWVPAIGSALVAVPIVFAVTIAVSLVTSEPDMETKKMVRQCHSPEPMRKQQSAEDAVSSDD, from the coding sequence CGGTCGCACAGTCCGGCCTCCTCCCCGAGGGGCTGAACGTCTCGTTCAAGGCGCTGCCCGCCGTCATGGTGACGGCGATGCTGCTGCTGTTCCTCGTCATCGGCTACGTGTTCAAGGTCGCCGACACCGAGGGCATGTGGGTCGCCGGGCGCTCCATCGGGAACGTCGAGAACGGCATGGCCATCGGCGCGAACTGGATGTCCGCGGCGTCCTATCTCGGCATGGCGGCGCTCATCGCCACGTCCGGGTTCTACGGGCTCTCGTTCGTCGTCGGCTGGTCGACCGGGTACTTCATCCTGCTCATCTTCATGGCCGCCCAGATGCGGCGGTTCGGGAAGTACACCGCGCCGGACTTCGTCGGCGACCGCTTCAACTCCGACACCGCGCGCGCCATCGCCGCGGTCACCACGTTCCTCATCGGGTTCGTGTACGCCATCGGGCAGGCCCGCGGCATGGGCCTCGTCGGCCTCTACATCTTCGGCGACATCGGCCTCCCCGGGCTCTCCGGCTACCAGTCGATGGTCGTCCTCATGATGGCCATCACGGTCGGGTACCTCACGCTCTCGGGGATGCTCGGCGCGACGAAGAACATGGCCGTCCAGTACGTCATCCTCATCCTGGCGTTCCTCTCGGCGGTGTACGTCGTCGGGTTCGTCAACGGCTACTCGACCGTGCTCCCGCAGATCGAGTACGGCGCGATGTTCAGCCAGTTGGCCAGCGAGTTCAGTGAGCCGTTCGTCAACGGCGGCTTCTACCTCTGGATAGCCACCGCGTTCTCACTCGTCGTGGGGACGTGTGGGTTGCCACACGTGCTCGTGCGGTTCTACACCGTGGAGAACGAGCGCACCGCCCGCTGGTCGACCGTCTGGGGGCTCGGCTTCATCCTCCTGCTGTACCTCGGGTCGCCCGCGCTCGCGGCGTTCGGTACCGACCTCTACGCAGAGAACATCGGTCCGGTGTACGGCGACCCCGGCATGACGACCGCCGCCGGTGACGTCATCGTCGTGCTCGCCGCGCAGCTGTCGAACCTCCCGACGTGGTTCGTCGGCCTCGTCGCGGCCGGCGGCATCGCGGCCGCCATCGCGACGGTCGCCGGCCTGTTCATCGCGGGCTCGTCGGCGATCTCCCACGACATCTACGCGAACATCATCAACGAGGACGCCACGCAGCGCCAGCAGGTGCTCGTCGGCCGCCTCAGCATCGTCGCGCTCGGCGTCATCACGACGCTCGCCGCGCTCGACCCCGCGGCGCCCATCGCGGCGCTCGTGTCGTACGCGTTCTCGCTGGCCGGCGCCGTGCTGTTCCCGATGTTCTTCCTCGGGCTCTGGTGGGAGAACACGAACCGCCAGGGCGCCCTCGCGGGCATGACCACCGGGCTCACCATCTGGGCGATCCCGATGATCAACGAAGTGCTACCGGCGTACGGCTTCTTCAGCGGCGCGACGAACGCCAACGGCGTGCTGTCCGCGGCCATCGCGCAGTGGGTGCCCGCAATCGGCTCCGCGCTCGTCGCGGTGCCGATCGTGTTCGCGGTGACTATCGCCGTCTCGCTGGTAACGTCCGAGCCGGACATGGAGACCAAGAAGATGGTCCGGCAGTGCCACAGCCCCGAGCCGATGCGCAAGCAGCAGAGCGCCGAAGACGCAGTGAGCTCTGACGACTAA
- a CDS encoding universal stress protein — translation MYDNILVPTDGSAASRSAVDQAVDLAEKYDATVHALYVFDIDATNLALGTEQVERIRRGKLDEMPEVREKADEATGYVARIAGDHGVPVEEHVTAGEPARAIRKFVEDNDVDLVVMGSHGRSGLSRVVLGSVAEKVLRRTRLPVLVVDASGDNED, via the coding sequence ATGTACGACAACATCCTCGTTCCGACGGACGGTAGTGCGGCATCCCGCAGCGCGGTCGACCAGGCCGTCGACCTCGCAGAGAAGTACGACGCGACCGTACACGCGCTGTACGTCTTCGACATCGACGCCACGAACCTCGCGCTCGGCACCGAGCAGGTCGAGCGCATCCGCCGCGGAAAGCTCGACGAGATGCCAGAGGTGCGCGAGAAAGCCGACGAGGCGACCGGCTACGTCGCCCGCATCGCCGGCGACCACGGCGTGCCCGTCGAGGAGCACGTCACCGCCGGCGAGCCCGCGCGCGCCATCCGGAAGTTCGTCGAGGACAACGACGTCGACCTCGTCGTGATGGGGAGTCACGGGCGCTCCGGGCTCTCCCGCGTCGTCCTCGGCAGCGTCGCCGAGAAAGTGCTGCGTCGCACCCGGCTACCGGTGCTGGTCGTCGACGCCAGCGGAGACAACGAGGACTGA
- a CDS encoding DoxX family protein — translation MSTREHRLESTVGGFTATGKLHSLSVWFILALRLMMGVAFLWSGADKVLSGSFSAAGYLQNAPPANGSPVADLFVAMGETPWFVDFVNVAVPWGEVLIGLGLIVGLLTRLAAFWGAFMMLMFYLGNWDVAHGYINGDFAYMLVFLSVAAFGAGRILGLDSYVENYDVGGETLVERYPWMRYILG, via the coding sequence ATGTCCACCCGAGAACACAGACTCGAGAGCACGGTCGGCGGCTTCACGGCCACCGGGAAACTCCACTCGCTGAGCGTCTGGTTCATCCTCGCGCTCCGGCTGATGATGGGCGTCGCGTTCCTCTGGAGCGGCGCCGACAAAGTGCTGTCCGGCAGCTTCAGCGCCGCCGGCTACCTGCAGAACGCGCCGCCCGCGAACGGCAGTCCGGTCGCGGACCTCTTCGTCGCGATGGGCGAGACGCCGTGGTTCGTCGACTTCGTGAACGTCGCCGTCCCGTGGGGAGAAGTCCTCATCGGCCTCGGCCTCATCGTGGGCCTCCTGACCCGCCTCGCGGCGTTCTGGGGCGCGTTCATGATGCTCATGTTCTACCTCGGCAACTGGGACGTCGCCCACGGCTACATCAACGGCGACTTCGCGTACATGCTCGTGTTCCTCTCCGTGGCGGCGTTCGGCGCCGGGCGCATCCTCGGGCTGGACTCCTACGTCGAGAACTACGACGTCGGCGGCGAGACGCTCGTCGAGCGTTACCCCTGGATGCGGTACATCCTCGGGTGA
- a CDS encoding mannonate dehydratase, producing MASRNDGEDSHEAVQADPKTMRVAIGTYKPATEDFLRFAAQLGVDDVLLTPHRHEGFDSALPLGEAWSEAELVDLRDRANDAGLRLYGVEKMPVPLYEILLNDGDRQAQLDVVTETIRNMGAAGIHVLGYSGHPPDGAVRTTREHSIRGDAKASAFYIDDFDEDSRSGPDREVTEEEMWERYEEFLHEVVPVAEEAGVKLGVHPSDPPVEQLFGIPLLFRNRENFERALDVHPSDNHGLKLGMGCWSEMGEDLPDVIRHFGGDDIVYAHFRDVVGTVPEFHETFVDDEAGNFDEYEVVKALDEVGFTGVMTPDHVPLMEGETDWEFGSTLGRSYTVGYLKGMLKSLE from the coding sequence ATGGCATCCAGGAACGACGGCGAGGACTCACACGAGGCCGTCCAGGCCGACCCGAAGACGATGCGCGTCGCTATCGGCACGTACAAGCCCGCGACTGAGGACTTCCTGCGGTTCGCCGCCCAGCTCGGCGTCGACGACGTGCTGCTCACACCCCACCGCCACGAGGGGTTCGACTCGGCGCTCCCGCTCGGCGAGGCGTGGTCCGAGGCCGAACTCGTCGACCTGCGGGACCGGGCGAACGACGCCGGCCTCCGGCTGTACGGCGTCGAGAAGATGCCGGTCCCCCTCTACGAGATCCTCCTGAACGACGGCGACCGTCAGGCCCAACTCGACGTCGTCACGGAGACCATCCGGAACATGGGCGCGGCGGGCATCCACGTGCTCGGGTACAGCGGCCACCCGCCCGACGGCGCGGTCCGCACCACGCGCGAGCACTCGATCCGCGGCGACGCGAAGGCCTCGGCGTTCTATATCGACGACTTCGACGAGGACTCCCGCAGCGGCCCCGACCGCGAAGTCACGGAGGAAGAGATGTGGGAGCGCTACGAGGAGTTCCTCCACGAGGTCGTCCCCGTCGCTGAGGAAGCGGGCGTGAAACTCGGCGTCCACCCCAGCGACCCGCCCGTCGAACAGCTGTTCGGGATTCCGCTCCTGTTCCGGAACCGCGAGAACTTCGAGCGCGCGCTCGACGTCCACCCCAGCGACAACCACGGCCTCAAACTCGGGATGGGCTGCTGGTCGGAGATGGGCGAGGACCTCCCCGACGTCATCCGGCACTTCGGCGGCGACGACATCGTCTACGCGCACTTCCGGGACGTCGTCGGCACCGTCCCCGAGTTCCACGAGACGTTCGTCGACGACGAGGCCGGAAACTTCGACGAGTACGAGGTCGTGAAGGCCCTCGACGAGGTCGGGTTCACGGGCGTGATGACTCCGGACCACGTCCCGCTGATGGAGGGCGAGACCGACTGGGAGTTCGGCAGCACGCTCGGCCGCTCGTACACGGTCGGCTACCTCAAGGGGATGCTGAAGTCCCTCGAATAG
- a CDS encoding IclR family transcriptional regulator — MNEPNGAAPTDSVQTARTMFDIVEYITDEQGTSLADLAADLDYAKSTVHRHLRTLEDLEYVVERDDGYYVGLQFLDVGVTARNSYRGYDLVREKVEEIAEETGERAQFFVEEHGMAVYLARSVGDHAVRTDPGIGSRIPLYAASAGKAILSELPEPELFDMLERMSFEPVTEHTITDPEELREELEVVRERGYAFNREESLQGTHAAGVPICDPDGDVIGGLSVTGPSHRLKGERFEEALPDLLLGAANELELNIAHS, encoded by the coding sequence ATGAACGAACCGAACGGGGCCGCTCCGACCGACTCGGTGCAGACGGCGCGCACGATGTTCGACATCGTCGAATACATCACGGACGAGCAGGGCACGTCGCTGGCGGACCTCGCGGCGGACCTCGACTACGCGAAGAGCACTGTCCACCGGCACTTGCGGACGCTCGAAGACCTGGAGTACGTCGTCGAGCGCGACGACGGCTACTACGTCGGCCTCCAGTTCCTCGACGTCGGCGTGACCGCGCGCAACAGCTACCGGGGGTACGACCTCGTCCGGGAGAAGGTCGAGGAGATCGCCGAGGAGACCGGCGAGCGCGCACAGTTCTTCGTCGAGGAACACGGGATGGCGGTGTACCTCGCGCGCTCGGTCGGCGACCACGCGGTCCGGACCGACCCCGGTATCGGGAGTCGCATCCCGCTGTACGCGGCCTCGGCCGGCAAGGCGATTCTCTCCGAACTCCCCGAGCCGGAGCTATTCGACATGCTCGAACGCATGTCCTTCGAGCCCGTGACCGAGCACACGATCACCGACCCCGAGGAACTGCGCGAGGAACTCGAAGTAGTCCGCGAGCGTGGCTACGCGTTCAACCGCGAGGAGTCGCTCCAGGGTACGCACGCCGCCGGCGTCCCCATCTGCGACCCGGACGGCGACGTCATCGGCGGCCTCAGCGTCACCGGCCCCAGCCACCGGCTGAAGGGCGAGCGCTTCGAGGAAGCGCTCCCGGACCTCCTGCTCGGCGCGGCGAACGAACTCGAACTCAACATCGCGCACTCGTAA
- a CDS encoding MFS transporter has protein sequence MVTPSSIAGEDSGILAERPFQLLLLINVLPPLGTALLSPVLGSLVEPLGATTANVGLLMSAFTAPAIFVIPIAGVVSDRYGRRPVLIFGLLWFGLTGTAIALVSTFEAALALRFLQGVGFAALTPIIITSLGDLYTGTKEATAQGLRFSGSGLSQTVFPLAAGVLVGFAWQYPFLLYAVAFPIAAVVYVAFEEPLDSTADDDSEAGFREQLADLRTLVAHRRAWTMVIARGSANLAWFGFLTYNSILVVDVLGGTPAQAGLLAALASLTYALAASQAGRIADLFDDRLYPLLATNASMGLGLALVFLAPSLLVAGVGVVFMGVGFGLVLSIYRSVITTLAPPELRGGLVSLSEGSGRAAATATPILMGAAIAVATAYLGFEEAVRAVGIGTGLLGAGTGIVCLLAMSAAPPIRMDD, from the coding sequence GTGGTCACACCGTCGTCGATAGCGGGTGAGGACTCGGGAATCCTAGCGGAGCGTCCGTTCCAGTTGCTGCTGCTCATCAACGTCCTCCCGCCGCTGGGCACCGCGCTGCTCTCCCCGGTGCTGGGCTCGCTGGTCGAGCCGCTTGGCGCGACGACGGCGAACGTCGGCCTCCTGATGTCCGCGTTCACCGCGCCCGCCATCTTCGTCATCCCCATCGCGGGCGTCGTCTCGGACCGGTACGGCCGCCGCCCGGTACTCATCTTCGGACTGCTGTGGTTCGGGCTCACCGGCACGGCGATCGCGCTCGTCTCGACGTTCGAGGCCGCGCTCGCGCTCCGCTTCCTGCAGGGCGTCGGCTTCGCCGCGCTCACGCCCATCATCATCACCAGCCTCGGCGACCTCTACACCGGCACCAAGGAGGCCACCGCCCAGGGGCTGCGGTTCTCCGGCTCGGGGCTCTCCCAGACGGTGTTCCCGCTCGCCGCGGGCGTGCTCGTCGGCTTCGCGTGGCAGTACCCGTTCCTCCTGTACGCCGTCGCGTTCCCCATCGCGGCCGTCGTCTACGTCGCCTTCGAGGAGCCCCTCGACTCGACCGCTGACGACGACTCGGAGGCGGGCTTCCGCGAGCAGCTCGCGGACCTGCGCACGCTCGTCGCTCACCGGCGCGCGTGGACGATGGTCATCGCCCGCGGCTCCGCGAACCTCGCGTGGTTCGGCTTCCTCACGTACAACTCCATCCTCGTCGTGGACGTGCTCGGGGGCACGCCCGCCCAGGCGGGGCTGCTCGCGGCACTCGCGAGCCTCACGTACGCGCTCGCGGCCTCCCAGGCCGGCCGCATCGCCGACCTCTTCGACGACCGCCTCTACCCGCTGCTCGCGACGAACGCGTCGATGGGGCTGGGACTCGCGCTCGTCTTCCTCGCGCCGTCCCTGCTCGTTGCGGGCGTCGGCGTGGTGTTCATGGGCGTCGGCTTCGGGCTCGTGCTCTCCATCTACCGCAGCGTCATCACCACACTCGCGCCGCCCGAGCTGCGCGGCGGCCTCGTCAGCCTGAGCGAGGGCAGCGGCCGCGCCGCGGCGACCGCGACGCCGATTCTGATGGGCGCCGCCATCGCGGTCGCCACCGCCTACCTCGGCTTCGAGGAGGCCGTACGCGCGGTCGGCATCGGCACGGGGCTGCTCGGCGCGGGCACGGGCATCGTCTGCCTGCTCGCGATGAGCGCGGCGCCGCCGATTCGCATGGACGACTGA
- a CDS encoding D-2-hydroxyacid dehydrogenase, with the protein MTQTDVAVLDHDAHGIPAADYADLLDRRLPDYTVHLASTPDERRDLIAEATVVAGKEISVEELEAAENLRLFACNSAGVDHLPLDELAERGVAVTNASGVHGPNIAEHVIGWVLTFARRLDEGRRRQERREWRRFQSFTELAGSTVTVVGLGAIGEAVVQRFDGFDVDTVGVRHTVSKGGPTDEVVGYDDLPDVLPETDVLVLACPLTETTEGLVGETEFDALPTDAVVVNVARGGVVDTAALVAAVRGNKIHGAGLDVTDPEPLPSDHDLWGFENVFLTPHVAGHTPKYWERRADILVENLANVAETGEYSDLRNQVV; encoded by the coding sequence ATGACGCAGACAGACGTCGCGGTGCTCGACCACGACGCCCACGGCATCCCGGCCGCCGACTACGCCGACCTCCTCGACAGGCGCCTCCCCGACTACACCGTCCACCTCGCGTCGACGCCCGACGAGCGACGCGACCTAATCGCAGAGGCCACCGTCGTCGCGGGCAAGGAAATCAGCGTCGAAGAATTGGAAGCCGCGGAGAACCTCCGGCTGTTCGCGTGCAACTCCGCGGGCGTCGACCACCTCCCGCTGGACGAGCTCGCCGAACGCGGCGTCGCCGTCACGAACGCCTCTGGCGTCCACGGTCCGAACATCGCCGAGCACGTCATCGGCTGGGTGCTCACGTTCGCACGCCGACTCGACGAGGGGCGGCGGCGGCAGGAGCGCCGCGAGTGGCGGCGCTTCCAGTCGTTCACCGAGCTCGCGGGCAGCACCGTCACCGTCGTCGGCCTCGGCGCCATCGGCGAGGCGGTCGTCCAGCGCTTCGACGGCTTCGACGTCGACACCGTCGGCGTCCGCCACACCGTCTCGAAGGGCGGTCCAACGGACGAAGTGGTCGGCTACGACGACCTGCCAGACGTCCTCCCGGAGACGGACGTGCTCGTGCTCGCGTGCCCGCTCACGGAGACGACCGAGGGACTCGTGGGCGAGACGGAATTCGACGCGCTGCCGACGGACGCCGTCGTCGTGAACGTCGCGCGCGGCGGCGTCGTCGACACGGCCGCGCTCGTCGCGGCGGTGCGCGGGAACAAGATCCACGGCGCCGGCCTCGACGTCACCGACCCCGAGCCGCTGCCGAGCGACCACGACCTCTGGGGGTTCGAGAACGTCTTCCTCACGCCGCACGTCGCCGGCCACACGCCCAAATACTGGGAGCGCCGCGCGGACATCCTCGTGGAGAATCTGGCGAACGTCGCGGAGACGGGCGAGTACAGCGACCTCAGGAATCAGGTCGTCTGA
- a CDS encoding acyl-CoA dehydrogenase family protein: MLDYFDLESSLTEEERMLVDAARSFIDGEVEDIGQHWIDGTFPEEIIPKMGEMGFYAPNLEGYGLPNVSETAYGLLMRELEACDSGLRSMASVQGALVMYPIHAFGSDEQKDEWLPKLGAGEAVGCFGLTEPEHGSNPSAMETRAEKDGDEYVLNGSKTWITNSPISDVAVVWAKDHSEDDTPVRGFLVETDRDGVTTNKIDEKLSLRASITGEISLQDVRIPEENRLPGVSGMKGPLSCLTQARYGIAWGAIGAAQDCFETARQYATDREQFGKPIGGFQMQQQKLAEMATQITLAQLLAHRLAELKEEGEMRPQHVSMAKRNNVRMARDQSRIAREMLGGNGITADYSPMRHMANMETVYTYEGTHDIHTLIIGEDLTGLQAYQ, from the coding sequence ATGCTCGACTACTTCGACTTAGAGTCGTCGCTGACCGAGGAGGAGCGGATGCTCGTCGACGCCGCGCGCTCGTTCATCGACGGCGAGGTGGAGGACATCGGCCAGCACTGGATCGACGGGACGTTCCCCGAGGAGATCATTCCGAAGATGGGGGAGATGGGGTTCTACGCGCCGAACCTCGAGGGCTACGGCCTGCCGAACGTCAGCGAGACCGCGTACGGCCTGCTGATGCGCGAACTGGAGGCCTGCGACTCGGGGCTGCGCTCGATGGCGAGCGTGCAGGGCGCGCTCGTGATGTACCCGATTCACGCGTTCGGCAGCGACGAGCAGAAAGACGAGTGGCTGCCGAAACTCGGCGCCGGCGAGGCCGTGGGCTGCTTCGGCCTCACGGAGCCCGAGCACGGCTCGAACCCCTCGGCGATGGAGACGCGCGCCGAGAAGGACGGCGACGAGTACGTCCTGAACGGCTCGAAGACGTGGATCACGAACTCCCCCATCTCTGACGTCGCGGTCGTCTGGGCGAAAGACCATAGCGAGGACGACACGCCCGTCCGCGGGTTCCTCGTGGAGACCGACCGCGACGGCGTCACCACGAACAAGATCGACGAGAAGCTCAGCCTGCGCGCGTCCATCACGGGCGAGATCAGCCTGCAGGACGTCCGCATCCCCGAGGAGAACCGCCTGCCCGGCGTCTCCGGGATGAAGGGGCCGCTGTCGTGTCTCACGCAGGCCCGCTACGGCATCGCCTGGGGCGCGATCGGCGCCGCCCAGGACTGCTTCGAGACCGCACGGCAGTACGCGACAGACCGCGAGCAGTTCGGCAAGCCCATCGGCGGCTTCCAGATGCAACAGCAGAAGCTCGCGGAGATGGCGACCCAGATCACGCTCGCGCAGCTGCTCGCCCACCGGCTCGCGGAACTCAAGGAGGAGGGGGAGATGCGCCCCCAGCACGTCTCGATGGCCAAGCGCAACAACGTCCGGATGGCCCGCGACCAGTCCCGCATCGCCCGCGAGATGCTCGGCGGCAACGGCATCACCGCGGACTACTCGCCGATGCGCCACATGGCGAACATGGAGACCGTCTACACGTACGAGGGCACCCACGACATCCACACGCTCATCATCGGCGAGGACCTCACCGGGCTGCAGGCCTATCAGTAG
- a CDS encoding mandelate racemase/muconate lactonizing enzyme family protein yields MRDFSDQIQTRDPDRDVEITSIDACVVEGNFEWNLIKVETDAGVTGIGESYRGGGIPELVEYTNRFLVGENPLDVERLVRYIFQEMSGHGGTTGKVVTAASGIEVALLDAAGKILDLPVYQLLGSKYRDEVRLYCDCHAGEAYAVEDGATDYAQAEAYTPEAYAAEAARVTDMGFDAIKFDLDLPADNENDSYNGRLTNAAIREKKEIVEAVREEIGYDVDLAFDCHWDYSVESAKRLAYELEEFDLMWLEDLVPPENMDAQKEVTQATRTPVATGENRFRVFELSDLIYNHGVDVVTPDPTTVGGLTETMRVADRAEENYIPMSPHNVCSPVGTMACVHLGAATPNFDLLEYHALEVEWWDDLLARDEPLIRDGRIEVPEEPGLGIELDEDVVEEHLLEGTDGF; encoded by the coding sequence ATGAGAGACTTCTCAGACCAGATTCAGACCCGCGACCCGGACCGAGACGTGGAGATCACGAGCATCGACGCGTGCGTCGTCGAAGGAAACTTCGAGTGGAACCTCATCAAGGTCGAGACCGACGCCGGCGTCACCGGCATCGGCGAGTCCTACCGGGGCGGCGGCATCCCCGAGTTGGTGGAGTACACCAACCGGTTCCTCGTCGGGGAGAACCCCCTCGACGTCGAGCGCCTCGTGCGGTACATCTTCCAGGAGATGTCCGGCCACGGCGGCACCACCGGGAAGGTCGTCACCGCGGCCTCCGGCATCGAGGTGGCGCTGCTGGACGCCGCCGGAAAGATTCTCGACCTCCCGGTCTACCAGTTGCTCGGGTCGAAGTACCGCGACGAAGTGCGGCTGTACTGCGACTGCCACGCCGGCGAGGCGTACGCCGTCGAGGACGGCGCGACCGACTACGCGCAGGCGGAGGCGTACACGCCCGAGGCGTACGCCGCGGAGGCCGCGCGCGTCACGGACATGGGCTTCGACGCCATCAAGTTCGACCTCGACCTCCCCGCGGACAACGAAAACGACTCGTACAACGGCCGGCTGACGAACGCCGCCATCCGCGAGAAGAAAGAAATCGTCGAAGCGGTCCGCGAGGAGATCGGCTACGACGTCGACCTGGCGTTCGACTGCCACTGGGACTACTCCGTCGAGAGCGCGAAGCGTCTGGCCTACGAGCTAGAGGAGTTCGACCTGATGTGGCTCGAAGACCTCGTGCCGCCGGAGAACATGGACGCCCAGAAGGAGGTCACGCAGGCCACCCGGACGCCCGTCGCGACCGGCGAGAACCGGTTCCGCGTGTTCGAGCTCTCGGACCTCATCTACAACCACGGCGTCGACGTCGTCACCCCGGACCCGACGACGGTCGGCGGGCTCACGGAGACGATGCGAGTCGCCGACCGCGCGGAGGAGAACTACATCCCGATGTCCCCGCACAACGTCTGCAGCCCCGTCGGGACGATGGCCTGTGTCCACCTCGGTGCGGCGACGCCGAACTTCGACCTGCTGGAGTACCACGCGCTGGAAGTCGAGTGGTGGGACGACCTGCTCGCGCGCGACGAGCCCCTGATTCGGGACGGCCGCATCGAGGTGCCCGAGGAGCCCGGCCTCGGCATCGAACTCGACGAGGACGTCGTCGAGGAACACCTGCTCGAAGGGACCGACGGCTTCTGA